The Phaeacidiphilus oryzae TH49 region CGCTGGACGTACGGCAGCTCGCGGGCGGTGTCGGTGGCCCGGGTGCCGCTGCCGTCGAGCATCATCGGGTAGACCCCGGCCGTGAGGAGGCCGGTCAGGGCCAGCACCGCGACCCCGGTGAGGCCGGGGGTCCAGCTGCGGCCCAGCGGGGTGCCCAGGATCAGCAGCAGGGCGCAGGCCGCGGCCGCGCAGCAGAGGAGGGTCTTGGCGGGCAGCATGCCGTTGGCGTCCGTCCAGCGCAGGCCGGTCCAGCCGGGGGCGGCCTTCAGGGCGGAGGCGCGAACGGCGAGCCCGTACCGGTCCAGCCAGTAGCCGACCGCCTTCACCGCGAGCACCGCGCCGATCAGCGCGCCGAGGTGGTACTGCGCGCAGCGGTCGATCCTGGCCCCCGGCCCCTGGGTGCGGACCGCCCCGTACAGGTAGTGCACCAGCAGCGCGGCCAGCAGCGAGACGAGCAGCGCGGCCACCCCGAAGGCGACCGTGAAGCGGTACCACGGGAGTTCGAAGGTGTAGAAGGAGGCGTCCAGATGGAACTGCGGGTCCCGGGCGCCGAACGGGGTCGAGTGCAGCCAGGCCAGGCAGGTCCGCCACTGGGCGGCGGCGATCCAGCCGGCCAGGCCGCCGGTGAGGAGGCAGACGCCGAGGAGGGTCCCGCCCCGGCGGCCGGCCAGCCCGGTGCGGACCCGCTGCAGGCCGAGCTGCTCGCCGCACATCGCCGGCAGCGGCGGCCGCACCCGGTACGCCACCAGGACGTTCACCCCCACCAGGGCCGCCGCGAAGCCGCCGAACGCGGCGAAGAGGGCGGCCTGCGCGGTCATCCTGGTGGTCAGCACGGAGCCGTAGCCGATCGCCCGGTACCAGAGCCAGTCCGTCCAGCAGACCGCGGCGGCCAGCGCCAGGCCCGCGGCGGCCAGCACCGTGCCGGCCACCGCCACCAGCAGCAGGGCGGTCCGGCGGGAGCGGATGCGCGCGCGCAGGGGCCTGGCGCCCCGGCCGTCATCGGCCGGAGGCATCTGGAACACCACGGCGGCACCTCCTGCGCGGGGCGTGCGTCGTTCGAAACGCCCCGCTGATGCAACTCGACCGGGCGCGGGCGGAGTTCCCGAGAGCTCGGCGTGTGAGGATAGGCGCATGTCAGAAACGCCTTCCGTGCCGCCCGCAGCCACCCCGCTCACCCGGGCCGTGCTGGAGATCGACGCCTTCGCCGCCACCATGGGCTGGGACCTCCCGGCCCGGCTCTTCGCGCTGGTCGACACGGCCGAGCTGGTCCGCAACGAGCCCTCGCTGGCCTCCCGGCTCGGCCTGGACGCCGATGCCCCGAGCGGACTGACGCCCATCGAGCAGGAGGAGCTGCCGGCCGGCAAGCAGCTGGACGAGTTTCTGGCGACGATCGCCTGGCCGGACGCGGTGGCCGGGTGCGCCCTCGTGGTCGAGCGGCAGATGCTGCCGCCGTCGGCGGAGGCGCAGCTGCCGGAGGGGCTGTCCGAGGCGAAGCTGGCCGCCTGGGTCGCGGAGCATCCGGAGCGGGAGGAGGTGCGGATGACCGTCGCGGTGCTGCGGAGCGGCGCGCGCGAGACGGCTCTCCGCCTCCGCTCCAAGGACACCGCCAACGAGGTCCTCACCGGCCCCGACCTGGTCCCCGCGCTGGCGGAGGCGCTGTCCGCGACGTTCGCGTAACGGCGAGCGGCCCGGTGTCAGCCCTTGCAGGCGGGAAGCTCGGAGGTCCTGCCGGACCGGATCCTCGCCAGGTCGTCGAGCGCCTGCTTGAGGGTGTCCACCTTGATCAGCCGCAGCCCCGCCGGGGTGTTCGCGGCGGCCTCCGCGCAGTTGGCGGAGGGGGTGAAGAAGTACCGGGCCCCGGCGTTCCTGGCGGCGATGGTCTTCATCGAGATGCCGCCGATCGGTCCGACCTTCCCGTCGGCGTCCATCGTCCCGGTACCGGCCACGAACCTCCCGCCGGTCAGGTCGGTCGGCTGCAGCTTGTCGATGATCCCCAGCGAGAACATCAGCCCGGCGCTCGGGCCGCCCACCTCGGCCAGGTTGATGTCCACCTTGAACGGGAAGGTGTGCTCGGTCGACGGGACGATGCCCACCATCGCCTTGCCGGTCTGCGGGGACTTCACGGTCGGGACCGGGACCCGCTTGGCCGCCGAGGCCGGCTTGCCGTTCGGGACCACGGTGAACACCACGTCCTGCCCCGGCTTGTGCCTGACCACGAGCGGGGCCACCTTGTCCGGATCGGTGACCGCGGTGCCGTCCACGGCGGTGATCACGTCCCCGGCGTGCAGCCGGCCCTGCGCCGGCGCGCCCTCGACGACCGTGCCGACCACGACCTCGCTGCCCACCTTGTAGCCGAGCTGGGTCAGCGCGGCCGCGGTGGCGGTGTCCGTGGAGGAGGCGAACTCCTCGGCGTTCATCTGCTCGGACTGCTGCTCGGTCTGGTTGTCCGGGTAGAGGGTGGCCTTGGGGACCACGTCGGTGTCCCGGCTGACCCAGCCGACCAGCATCTCGGCCAGGTTCATCCGGAAGTCCGCGGTGCTGACCTGAACCGTCGTCATGTTGAGGTGGCCACTGGTGTCGTACGTCCTGGGGCCGCCGCTGACCTGGATGACCGGCTTGCCGTTCTGCTCGCCCAGGGTGTTGTAGGTCGGCCCGGGGCTCATCTCCGAGTACGGGACCGGCAGCAGAAAGGCCGCGGCGAGCAGCCCTATCAGCAGAAACGTTGAGGCGAGCAGGGTCGCTGACCGACGTGGCATGCCATGACAGTACGGGACGTCGCTGTGCGCCCGCGCGCGGGAACGCCGTACGTCAGGACGAGAGGTCCTGCGGCGGGGCCGACTCGCGCTCCATCGCCTCGCGGAAGCGCTGGTAGCCCGCCACCGACTCGCCGTCGCCGATGGACCGCCGAGCGCGGGAGGCCCAGGTCGCCCACAGGCCGGCGCAGAGTCCGGCCCCGAGCGGAATGATCCACCAGGCGAGTGCACCCATGTTCGTACTCCCAGCGCGTTACGGGCCTATCAGCAGATTAACCACCTGGCCTGTGAACGCGTATCGGGCCATCCGGGTTACTGGCCCGGTGTACCAAGCACTCTGCTGCGTGATGTGCGAACGCCCACTTGACCCGTCCGGGTGGCGCGGAGCTCAGTCGCAGGCGCCGACCCATTCGTCCGCGCCGTCCTCGAAGACCTGGCGCTTCCAGATCGGCACCTCGTGCTTGAGGGTGTCGATCAGCTCGCGGCAGGCCTGGAAGGCCTCGCCGCGATGCGGGCAGGAGACCGCGGCGATCACCGCGATGTCGCCGATGCCGAGGGTTCCGGTGCGGTGGACGGCGGCCAGGGCGCGGACGGGGTGGTCGGCGGCGATCTTCTCCGCGATGCGGCGGAGCTCCTGCTCGGCGGTGGGGTGGGCGGAGTACTCGAGGGAGACCACGCCGGAGCGGCCTCCGTCGTGGTCCCGAACGGTGCCGACGAAGACGGCGGTGCCGCCGGCGGAGGGGTCTCCGACGGCCGCGTAGACCTCGTCGAGGGACAGCGCGCGGTCCCGCAGCGCGAGCAGGCGAATGGGATTGGCGTCCATCAGGCAATCTTCTCCCATGGGGGGCGCGTGGGGGGCCGGAGACGGCGAATCAGGCTCCGGCGGCTGCAGCTGCAGCTGCGCGGTGGCGGTGGCGCGATGGCGGCGGGTCGCGCGGTTGCCCACGCCCCTGATGTGGTGCCCTCGACGTGGAGACCCGGGGCGCCGTCGGTGGGGGTCGGGTCCCGGAGCTGCGACCCGAGGGGCCGGGCCCGCCCACGGCCCCGCCGGAGGGACGCCGAGTACGCCGCGGCCTACCCCCGGCGGCGCCGCCGCGCCCGGCGTACCAGTGCCGCCGTGCCGACCAGCGCGACCGTCGCGCCCGCGGCGCCCAGGGTGGCCCCCGCCGCGTCCCGGCCGCCGAGGCGGCGGCCGGCCACCGCGTGGTGGCCCTCGGTCGAGGCCAGCAGCTCGGCCAGCACCTCCTCGTTGCCGAAGCGGGGGCGCCAGCCGGCCTCGTGCAGCCGGCTGCCGGAGACCACCCAGGGGTACATCGTGTACGCCAGGTCACCGGCCGGGGCCGGGGTGAGGCCCAGCCGGTGGAGGCGCGCGGCCGTGCCGAGCGCCAGCGAGGCCGGCAGTTCCATCCGCCGGATCCCGGAGAGCTCCTCGACCTCCTCCTGCTCCAGCCAGCCGTCGCAGCCGACCGTGACCTCCCCCTCGACCAGCCCGAGCGCCGCGTACTCCAGCGCCGAGGCGAGGTCCTCGACGTGGCAGAACTGCCAGCAGGGCCGGGAGCCCGCCACCACCAGCAGCCGCGGCGCCTCGAAGTGCCTGGTCAGCACGGTGTCCACGTCGCGGCCCACGACCACCGCCGGGCGGAGCACGGTCACCGACATCCCCGGGTGGACCCGGGGGGCGCGGCGGCCGAGGCGCTCGATCTCCAGCAGGTCGCCGACCAGCGTGGCCTCCTCGGTCGCCCGCAGCGGGGCGTCCTCGGCGAGCGGCACCTCGTTGTCGGCCATCGCCCCGTAGACCATCGCCGAGGTGCAGAGGACCACGCGGTGGACGCCGGCCGCGGCGGCCGCGGTCAGCACGGTCTGGGTGCCCCGCACGTTGTACGCCGTGCGGGCCCGCGGGTCGGAGTCCATCCCCAGGTCGAGGGCGAGGTGGACGACGACGTCGGCGCCGGAGAGGCGGTCGGCGAGCAGCGGGTCGCGGACGTCCAGCACCCGCCACTGCACCCCGGCCGTCTCGCCGCGCCGTTCGTCGATCGCGACCACCCGCCGGACGTGCGGGGACGCGGCCAGCCGCTCGGTCAGCACGGCGCCGGCCCCGGAGGCCGCGCCGGTGACGGCGACCACCAGCTGCGGCCCGTCGTAGTCCGGGCTGGGACGCTCGCTTTCGCCGGTCAGCCCAGAGCGAACGTCCGATTGCGGGGAACTCACCGGCTCTCCTCCACTGTTTAGGTTGGGAGCGTAGGTTGGAAGTTGTCTGCTTGGGATCAGCTGCTTGGTATCAGCTGGGGCAGGTTTCGCGACCATCCTGCCGCAACACCAAGTACAAGACTGGCAAGACCATCCCTGCCCGACGCGTAGCGCAGCGGCTGCGGGCGCGCGGGGCCGACGAGATCGAGGAACTCGTGAGCGACATCCCCTTCGGATTCGGAGTACCGCCCGAGGAGCCCGACGACGACAAGCCAGGCCAGCAGGGTGGCAGCGGCGCCGACCGCGACAAGTCCTCCGGCAAGGGCGGCGAGCACGCCCCCACCGGCAAGCACGACGATGAGAACGGCGGCGGCGGGAACGACGGCGGCAAGAAGGACGACGGGAAGGGCGAGCCCGAGAAGAGCGGCAAGGAGGAGGGCGGGGAGACGCCTGCCGGCGACGAGCCGTTCTCGTTCGGCTTCGGCGGTCCGGGCTCCGGCTCCGGCGGGAACCCGCTGGGCGCGCTCTTCGGCGGCCTCGGCGGCCCCGGGGGGATGGGCGGCCTCGGCGGCGCCGGGGACAATCCCCTCGGCGCCTTCGGCAATCTGAACCCCTCCGACCTCGGCGCGGCCTTCCAGCAGCTCGGTCAGATGCTCTCCGGCGCGACCGACGGCGGCCCGGTCAACTGGGACCTGGCGCGGGACATCGCCCGCCAGGCCGTGGTCCAGGAGAACGCGCCGGCGGGCAAGGACCGCTCGGTCGGCGCCTCGGAGAAGTCCGCGGTCGAGGAGGCGCTGCGGCTCGCCGAGCTGTGGCTGGACGGCACCACCGCCTTCCCCTCCTCCGGCGGCGCCACCAAGGCCTGGAGCCGGGCGGAGTGGATCGAGGGCACCCTGCCGGCCTGGAAGCAGCTGGTGGACCCGGTCGCGGAGCGGGTGGCCGGCGCCATGGGCGGCGTGGTCCCCGAGGAGATGCAGGCCATGGTCGGCCCGCTGCTCGGCGTGATGCGCTCGATGGGCGGCGCCATGTTCGGCACCCAGATCGGCCAGGCGCTCGGCGGACTCGCCGGCGAGGTGGTCGGCTCCACGGACATCGGACTGCCGCTGGCCCCCGCCGGGCAGACCGCCCTGCTGCCGCAGAACGTGGCCGCGTTCAGCGAGGGCCTGTCCGTGCCGGAGGACGAGGTGCGGCTCTACCTGGCCCTGCGCGAGGCCGCCCACCAGCGGCTCTTCTCCCACGTGCCGTGGCTGCGGGCGCACCTCTTCGGCGCGGTCGAGGCGTACGCGCGCGGCATCTCGGTGGACACCTCGCGGCTCGAGGACCTGGTCGGCCAGATCGACCCGAGCAACCCGGAGGCCCTTCAGGAGGCCATGGCCAGCGGGATGTTCCAGCCGCAGGACACCCCCGAGCAGAAGGCCGCGCTGGCCCGCCTGGAGACCGCCCTCGCGCTGGTCGAGGGCTGGGTGGACGCGGTGGTGCACGCCGCCGCGGCCCCGCATCTGCCGCACGCCGAGGCGCTGCGCGAGACGCTGCGCCGCCGCCGGGCCTCCGGCGGTCCGGCCGAGCAGACCTTCGCCACGCTGGTCGGCCTGGAACTGCGCCCGCGCCGGCTGCGGGACGCCTCCCGGCTGTGGGCCTCGCTGGCCGACGCCCGTGGGACGGACGGCCGGGACGGACTGTGGGCGCATCCCGATATGCTGCCCACCGCCTCGGACCTGGACGACCCGGACGGCTTCGTCCACCGCGAGGAGCTGGTCGGCGAGATCGACTTCGACAGGCTCCTCCAGCAGGGCTCCGAGGAGTCCGACGCGGATTCGGGCCCGGAGCCGGGCTCGGACGGGCCGGAGAAGAAGCAGAAGCCAGAGGAGCCGGGGGACGCCGCCGAATGACCCTGCACGCCGACGCCGTACGGACGTTGACCGCCTGGACCCCGCCGGCCGCGCTGCCCGGGCAGCGGGAGCTGCGCGCGGAGTACCTGGAGCACCTGGACGACCATCCGGACGGCGTGTGGCGGTCGAACCGCCCGGCGCACATCACCGCGAGTGCGATGGTGGTGGACCCGGAGGCCGGTCGGATGCTGCTCACTCTTCACCCGAAGGTGGGACTCTGGCTCCAGCTCGGCGGGCACTGCGAGCCGGAGGACGTCTCGCTGGGCGGGGCCGCGCTGCGCGAGGCGACCGAGGAGTCGGGTATCGAGGGCCTGACCATCGACGCGGAGCCGGTGAAGCTGGACCGCCACCAGGTGTACTGCGCGGGCCGGCAGGAGCCGCCGAGCTGGCATCTGGACGTGCAGTACCTGGCGGTGGCGCCGGCCGGCGCCGAACCGCTGATCAGTGACGAGTCCCTGGACTTGCGCTGGTTCCGGTGGAACGCGCCGCCGGAGCCCACGGACGAGTCGGTGCGGGTGCTCGCGGAGCAGGCGCGGCAGCGGTACGGCGGCTGAGCCGGCGGGGGGTACGGAGGCTGAGCCGGCCGGGAGTACGGAGGCTGGGACGGCCGGGGCGCGCCGCCCGCGTCAGCCGGTGCTGCGCGGCGACGGGACGTGCGGGAGGCGGGCGGCGGCGACCACGCCCTCCAGATAGCCGCGGGCCCGCTCGGTCTTCGGGTAGGCGTCCAGCAGCGCCCAGAACCCGGGGCCGTGGTCCGGCACCAGCAGATGCGCCAGCTCGTGCAGCAGCACGTAGTCGATGACGTAGTCCGGCATCCCCTGAAGGCGGTGGGAGAGCCTGATGGTGCCCTCACTGGGGGTGCAGGAGCCCCAGCGGCTGTTCTGGTTGGTGACCCAGCGGACGCTGCGCGGGACCGCCCGGCCGTCCAGGAAGCGGACGCTCAAGTCGGCGGCGCGAGCTGCGAGTTCCTCGTCCCCGAAGACCCGGCGGCTCTCCTGTGCGGCGAGCTTGTCGAGCATCAGGGCGACCCAGCGCTTCTCCTCGGCGGCGGACATCCGGGCCGGGATCAGCACGACCGTGCGGTCGCCCTCCCGGTAGGCGGAGACCGTGCGGCGGCGGCGGGCGCTGCGCCTCACCTCGACGTGCTCAGGAGGCCCCTGCACCGCGGGGGCCAT contains the following coding sequences:
- a CDS encoding NUDIX hydrolase; this translates as MTLHADAVRTLTAWTPPAALPGQRELRAEYLEHLDDHPDGVWRSNRPAHITASAMVVDPEAGRMLLTLHPKVGLWLQLGGHCEPEDVSLGGAALREATEESGIEGLTIDAEPVKLDRHQVYCAGRQEPPSWHLDVQYLAVAPAGAEPLISDESLDLRWFRWNAPPEPTDESVRVLAEQARQRYGG
- a CDS encoding zinc-dependent metalloprotease, with protein sequence MSDIPFGFGVPPEEPDDDKPGQQGGSGADRDKSSGKGGEHAPTGKHDDENGGGGNDGGKKDDGKGEPEKSGKEEGGETPAGDEPFSFGFGGPGSGSGGNPLGALFGGLGGPGGMGGLGGAGDNPLGAFGNLNPSDLGAAFQQLGQMLSGATDGGPVNWDLARDIARQAVVQENAPAGKDRSVGASEKSAVEEALRLAELWLDGTTAFPSSGGATKAWSRAEWIEGTLPAWKQLVDPVAERVAGAMGGVVPEEMQAMVGPLLGVMRSMGGAMFGTQIGQALGGLAGEVVGSTDIGLPLAPAGQTALLPQNVAAFSEGLSVPEDEVRLYLALREAAHQRLFSHVPWLRAHLFGAVEAYARGISVDTSRLEDLVGQIDPSNPEALQEAMASGMFQPQDTPEQKAALARLETALALVEGWVDAVVHAAAAPHLPHAEALRETLRRRRASGGPAEQTFATLVGLELRPRRLRDASRLWASLADARGTDGRDGLWAHPDMLPTASDLDDPDGFVHREELVGEIDFDRLLQQGSEESDADSGPEPGSDGPEKKQKPEEPGDAAE
- a CDS encoding PPA1309 family protein: MSETPSVPPAATPLTRAVLEIDAFAATMGWDLPARLFALVDTAELVRNEPSLASRLGLDADAPSGLTPIEQEELPAGKQLDEFLATIAWPDAVAGCALVVERQMLPPSAEAQLPEGLSEAKLAAWVAEHPEREEVRMTVAVLRSGARETALRLRSKDTANEVLTGPDLVPALAEALSATFA
- a CDS encoding NAD-dependent epimerase/dehydratase family protein, with protein sequence MSSPQSDVRSGLTGESERPSPDYDGPQLVVAVTGAASGAGAVLTERLAASPHVRRVVAIDERRGETAGVQWRVLDVRDPLLADRLSGADVVVHLALDLGMDSDPRARTAYNVRGTQTVLTAAAAAGVHRVVLCTSAMVYGAMADNEVPLAEDAPLRATEEATLVGDLLEIERLGRRAPRVHPGMSVTVLRPAVVVGRDVDTVLTRHFEAPRLLVVAGSRPCWQFCHVEDLASALEYAALGLVEGEVTVGCDGWLEQEEVEELSGIRRMELPASLALGTAARLHRLGLTPAPAGDLAYTMYPWVVSGSRLHEAGWRPRFGNEEVLAELLASTEGHHAVAGRRLGGRDAAGATLGAAGATVALVGTAALVRRARRRRRG
- a CDS encoding M48 metallopeptidase family protein, with product MAPAVQGPPEHVEVRRSARRRRTVSAYREGDRTVVLIPARMSAAEEKRWVALMLDKLAAQESRRVFGDEELAARAADLSVRFLDGRAVPRSVRWVTNQNSRWGSCTPSEGTIRLSHRLQGMPDYVIDYVLLHELAHLLVPDHGPGFWALLDAYPKTERARGYLEGVVAAARLPHVPSPRSTG
- a CDS encoding YlbL family protein, producing MPRRSATLLASTFLLIGLLAAAFLLPVPYSEMSPGPTYNTLGEQNGKPVIQVSGGPRTYDTSGHLNMTTVQVSTADFRMNLAEMLVGWVSRDTDVVPKATLYPDNQTEQQSEQMNAEEFASSTDTATAAALTQLGYKVGSEVVVGTVVEGAPAQGRLHAGDVITAVDGTAVTDPDKVAPLVVRHKPGQDVVFTVVPNGKPASAAKRVPVPTVKSPQTGKAMVGIVPSTEHTFPFKVDINLAEVGGPSAGLMFSLGIIDKLQPTDLTGGRFVAGTGTMDADGKVGPIGGISMKTIAARNAGARYFFTPSANCAEAAANTPAGLRLIKVDTLKQALDDLARIRSGRTSELPACKG
- a CDS encoding molybdenum cofactor biosynthesis protein MoaE is translated as MGEDCLMDANPIRLLALRDRALSLDEVYAAVGDPSAGGTAVFVGTVRDHDGGRSGVVSLEYSAHPTAEQELRRIAEKIAADHPVRALAAVHRTGTLGIGDIAVIAAVSCPHRGEAFQACRELIDTLKHEVPIWKRQVFEDGADEWVGACD